In the genome of Populus nigra chromosome 19, ddPopNigr1.1, whole genome shotgun sequence, the window ATAGTTTGTGGGCGTCCTTAGCAAGTAAAGATGATAATTTAACATGAAACATGATAGATACTTTTCTTTGAgatagatctttttttttgttcattcacTTTATTAgatgaataataaatataatatgtgCATTGTTAAACATGATTCGAAATCCAATCCAAAATATACACATTTGTATGTTGTCTTATAATCCAAGTATAATTATTCGTTAAATCTGCTCATataattgtttagttttttctgCAGAAAAATAGATATCTCGACATTCTTCCGTCAGTTGTACAGTTTAATGTATTGAGGTTGAAATCAATTGTGAATTTAACTCATCTTAGTATATGAAAactgatttgaaatttttatcattaaaaaagaatatagatAAGAAAGAATATAGTAATCAGTTAAGTCTTAAGAGTCCCTTGAATTGTTTTTCTCGAAAGAAAACGTATCACCTGAACAGAGGAAGAGGATGGACATCGAAGGAGCataagaggaaaaagaaatttaaagaaagaaagaaagaggccAGGACGGTCTTGGTAGTAGGCTCAGCTTATTTAAGTCCAAAACTGGATCTGGTAATTTGGGCTTGGAAATGGAGAGCGATTGCTTGAACCAATCAGCccatcaaagaaaaagagcaTTCCACGAATACGAAAGCAAAAGCCGCCGACAGAAGGATTTGAACCTGCGCAGGAAAGCCCAACAGATATCGAGTCTGTCTCCTTAATCACTCAGACATATCGACGGGGGAGAGGTCTgctaaagattttatttaaactttaagAAGTAATAACCACGCCGACGTATAAACACGACTCTCATGAATCCGTGTAAATATTCTGGGAGAGATGAGAGGGTTCAGTGGATGGTTGCTTTAACCAAAATCAAGCTCAAACAAAAAATTCCCGACGTAGGTGAGACAGAAAGCGCTAATGCATATTGCATATAAGACCATTTCAAAGGCGTGTAACAGCTACTGCATTTAAGTCTTGCTAGTGGAGAATAGAACCGTGATGACAAAATCTGAACTACTGGATTGTTCCGCTCGGACGGGCACACCGCACACCTCCACCTGATGTGTAAATCGTACAGGTGATCTTGTTAACATAGGCTCAACTGATCTATCAGAACTCCAATTCTTAGCATCGGCTATCCACTGCTCCGCTCAAGTGCCTTGATCTCTATAAAGGTTCATATTAGATCCATGCAACCAACCACTGCACCGTCTGTTATCAAGCAACACCATAATACAGGCTACAATTATTCTTCGAGACACATACCTGTAGCTCAATTGATAATATATACCGGCAGCTTATCATCTAACCATATCCCAATCCCACAATCACAGCACAATGTTATCAAGTAGTAGATGACTATAGATAGATAATGCTCAGTCGAGAAAAGGGGGGGAAACAACTTTAGACATGAGCCTGAGTACTGCTAATTTGACATCATTACTACAATGCCAACAACAAGGGAATCAAACTcggaaagtaaataaaatcgAGATGCATAAGCAGCCCTGATCTTCATCTACTGCATCCACAATGATGTTGCTGATCTTACTGATTCCAATAATGTTGATACAATCGTATCCCTGTAGCAAACTGGAGGGATTGATTTTGCTTTTGCCCCTAGGATGGAATGGCGAGATTGGTTGCTGCAAGCTTTGGGTGTGGCAGTGCCTTTGTAGGCCTTGCAGATGTAAGTTATGAAGTCCTCGTAGtcctaaaaaaatcacaacagaGTAATTTCTAAATTCCATCAAGTAATcctctaaaactaaaaaaaataaaaagtaaagagaAATCAATAACCTATGATCAATCATCAATGGTTCATGAGTGAAGAACAATTATCATAAATAGCAAAATTGCAACTGGGTTGCAGAAAGTTTTGGTGACAAAACTTTGTAGTCGACAAACAACACAAATTTCTCATGGTTGTAGTTAAAAGAACAAACCTCATAAAGTGGCTGTCCATCCACCACCACCCATGGCACATATTTATGTGGAGGCTGAAGGGCATTTGTTTCAGCAGCATACTCTAATTCAAGCTGCATAGAAGTGCCAAATATAGATCCAATAAGTTTTGTGCCGAAAACAATTTTTGGACcatcaaataaataacataatggcaaaagagagaaggaaacaTTAGGAAGTCAGCAGAACATTGAGTTATCTTCTTGCGGTATAAGACAATGAACACTTAGGTGGGAGGCCAAAATGAAATACAGGTAACCAAGCCACAAGTGGGAGAAATGCCAAAGATGACATGATCACCGTACATTGAAATTTCAGAATCAGAGTTCAGGTTTCTAGTTGCATGGGCTTTTCTCTTAGAACCATTTGATTCAAGCATTGCTTCAGGCTTTCCTCACTGTCGCAAGGCATTAAACAGAGGTCTGAAGCAAGTAAAATCGTTACAGggatttcaatatatttattccATTTCACTTTCACCTCACTGTCCATGTATTGCCTGCCCGAACTATCCCTCTTCTAAACAGTATGCTGGTTCTTCAGATATCTAATGAGCACAACTTTTCATCTGCATGATTCAAACTTTTCTCTCTTCCAAGCTTCAGAGTTTAGTTTTTTGCCTATAACCAACCAGGCAGTATCTTCATAGCAgggtaaagaaaacaaaactattttCTTACCCCCTTAAAGTCAATCCAGAAAATAAAACCACAGTAGCGAGTATCATAAGATTATAGCTAATTTCTTAATGCATTTGCTTCAATCAAAGGCGTTTCCCTACTTGTGCCCCAGGAAATTGAAAGTTAAGACAATTTTGCCTGACTAAGTTCAGATCGTCATCAGAATCTGTAAAAAATCACTGTCGAAACTTTATTGGAGCTTCCTAGcatcaaaaaatcatgaaatcaaaGCCTTAACTTCATTGTGCGTCTACATAAAACTCCAGCTAATATGCAATAGACCAAATCATCTTAATCAACCAGATACGAGGTCCACACATTTCAATGAACAACTTAAAAAAGCAACTGTTGATTACTGTAAACTAGGAGGAATCACCACATATGAAGATCTATTCCTGGtaacttaatttgttagttCATAGAGAATACGGTGACACAAAATTGCCTCACACAACTTGAATTGATTCATTCAAAAGCATAATAAATCTAACAGTAAACTAACCTCATTGCCATATCCACCAGTATAGCACTCGGAAACAAGCTTTGGATCCAAACCCAATTCTTCGAAGCATGACTCCCATTCTGGGTACTTTCTCTCATAAACCAATTTCTCAACACAgtaaacaaaaggaaaatggtCTTCCTGCATCATAAACATCACAATTTTAAGACAGAGAACCAAAACACACAAATACCAATACTGGGTACCTTAATTACCAcgttaaaattattctaaaccaaatcaaatcacGCTTGAAGAAATCAAGAAGTCTAACCAATTTAGGCCAAGCATGAATTGCACAAGCTTCCACTGTATTCAATAAACATTCATATGGACCATGCTGCAATTTAAAcatcaaataaacaaaatttagcAGCCTAGCAATTCCTTGCCCACAAAAATATGTGACCTTTTCAGTTGGATAATAGTCAATGAAATAAAAGCTCGAAAGGGTCAATTTTTATAAAGAACCTGGCAAACAAAGGTGTCGTTTCCTCTGATTTTGGCATTGCCCCAAGGAGAGAGGTAGAGATCAACGATGGAGAGAAGATCTTCATCTTCAACGAGCTTGTCAAGGTAATTCACTATGAAATTGGCACTGTATGGACAGAGAGATTCATAGTATAGTGCCAGGGAAACTTTATCAGAATTTGAAGGGAGAATTGTTGTAGAtgaagagaaggagaagagaatCAAGAGGTAAGTGAGGAAAGAGAGGGCGGTGGTCGTTAGACGAGAAGCCATCACTgaaagtttatgatttttttaattaattattgttcgCTTTAATTTGAAGAAGAGGAAGGGAGATTAGGTGGCTACGACGTTATTTGAAAGTGAAGATGAGGATAACTTGGAGCAGTGAGAGTACATTTGAAGACGATTTTTCAAGGAAACAAAAATGATGGATTTTACAGGTGAATGTCAGCTGACTCTGCCACCACATAATACGCTGCCAGCACAGTCAAAACGGTCCATTTATGCTATTCCAGGCAAAAAAACTAcgacaaattttttatttattagaatcaTCCACTGCCTTGATTTCATGTGCCCTTAGTTTTCAACTACAGTGTAACCCACGCTATGCCGCCatctaattcaattttattttttttaacataggaAAAACTCAggcaacaataatattttttttaaaaaaaaacccaatgcCCGTGCTTGATTATATTCAGTAAAATCAGTTAATTTAATAGCTTGatttaaattgaagataatGATAGAAAAtgaatcctaatttttttttgacaataattaactagaaaaaataagttattaatatcataaatataagaagaataaagaaaaaattactgaAACTCAAAGTTACTTTACTGTAAATATTATTGTGAATATCACCCACAATCACAAGAGTTTGTTGAGACGGTTCAAACTTTACTGCAACAAGATGCACAATTACATCAAAAGAAGTCACATGGATCGGTAGAGCAACGTCTTAAAAAAGcaaactaaacaaaatacaTTGAAATGAGTATCCAGTTTATATCCAAccaatcaatttcaattaattcaagaataaaatttattttggaaaaataaatttaacaaagaacaataaataaaaaaaaccataagataaccaaaacaaataaaaaaacaaaaggcatagaaagcatataaaaaacaaaattcaattttcaattaaataaatatcaaaagaaaaaattgaaaaaacattagtttaaaaaatgattaaaaaataaaaataaagcaaaccCCAGACATACCTCTTTAGAATAGGTTAATTTTTCAGTGAAATCTCAAACACGGGCTTAACCAAAAAgtttaaattcaaatcaatttaccgttgaaggatgaaattgaataaaaaaattaaactaaaaaatttgcaaagcataaaaaaaaaacattcaaatgaatgagaataaaatctgatatgaaaaaaataataggggtgaaattacaaaaaaataataaattataaaagttatCTTAGAtgatataaatagaaattaaaagaacgaAGATCAAaatatgacaaataaaaaaatcaaacaagaatGAAATTGTAACAAATTTTGCTttgcataaattattttaaatgaaacaaatattaACTAGAGATCagggactaaataaaaaataaagagaacttGAGGGGTTGGTCTAGGAAATTGTAGGGTATAGCGCAAAAattgagagaaagagaagagaaataaaaaaaatagttgtcgGAGCCAAACTGGAAAGTCGTTCCATGCATGTGCCACCATTACATGGAGGAGACGCCGAgatgaatttaaaaacactttgaaacgatgtttttaattattggaATCAACTGCACGTGTCATCTAAATAAAACAGGTTGGCTGATGTGAGCCCAACACGtgttaatgaattaatttttttaatttatcaaaagataaaatcaatccTAGCTTTACtcaataacaatgaaaaaaacaacagggCAATGGCAAAAATGCCCTCAAAACCaagatatcaaaatttaaacccCGGGAGCAAAGAGGTATTTTACTGTgcaaataaaaaggataaaatcaaaacacttttctttagtaaccaaattttttttttgtttataagagCAAATGTATTATTTTACCGTGCAtctgttaattaaaaatataattttaccctAAATGGCATCCAACAATATATGAATCTTAAAGggtgtttatgatattttattatgcaATTTAAAAGTTAAACAATTGCCTTGCCCtggatcaatttaaaaatactaaaatgctTGTATTGCAAACAAAATTCTACTCTCAATCATGAACATTGTGCTTTTTTTAAGGGCAAGAGAGTAAATCCATTATTTCCATCCACAAGGAAATGTATCCAGGAAAACAAGGAATTCAGTACcccttttttcttctgtttttgtttttaattttcatgtgctagaaaataaaagtctaatagtttttttttccttcgagAAGTACTGATTTTGGATTTCCAGGCTTAgacattaaaatgatgtttaaaagtatagtaataattgttttttaaagtattttttattttaaaatatattaaaataatattttttttatttttttaaaaattaattttaatatcaactatctaaaaacattaaatacatattaatttaaaataaaaataaaatttttttaaatttttttaaaaacacttttcacCTCCAATACCAAAGACAGCCTTTCAAAAATGGCTTCTCAGGCTACCTGTagcccaaatttattttattttatttaaaaaaaacaggttcATTTCCCAAGAAAGATATGAGCTCCTTCAGGTTCTAGCCCTCATACTTAAAAAATGTAGAAATGTTGATGGGTTTGCGTGCAACATTTACGTTTTACCCGCTCCTTTGATCTTGCACTTGCCGAGCACCACCTCTCCCACGCTCTTAACACCACTAAAGGAGTCTTACCTCACCTCAGAAGATGGACTATGATCTCTTATGATCAAATCATCAAAGCATGAACAAACAAAATTCCCCCTTACTGAAGACTGTTACAGGACACCGATAGCACATATTTTAAATGATTGCATATCATAAACAGGAGATAACTATCAGAAAACTAGTTGTTACAAGCATGCAACTGCAATGATTTTGTTGAATCGATCCCATTCATGCTAATTACCAAGAATTTAAGACTTTGAACCATCAATAACAAAAGACACGCTGAAATgcggagagaaaagagaagacgAAGCAAAGCAAAAccaaggtttttgtttttcttcgaaTACATACACCTGTTCAAACTGTCCACATAGCAAAACGGCAACACTAAGACCTGCGAACATTACAGGAAACCTCCATATGCAAGCTGTGATTGTTCCTGCACAAACACACTAATCAGTTCTACCCCATAGATTGATCCCTGAAGCTTTTTCTTAAGAAATGAATCCTTTGCTCTTTAAACTTTCAACTGCATCCTTGATAATTTGCTCCATGGGAATAAATTCTAAACCCAAGTCCATCAGCTTCTTGGCTCCATTCTTTGCCCTCAACAACCCAGGTTGGGTATCCTTCGGCAACCTACATCAATAGGCACATTAAGGATCAAGCAGTAATGATTCACACCATCAAACAGCCAGAAAGAAGTTTTAAGATCTCGATGAAGCAGGGGTGGCAATGGACGGAAGTTTGATCCACAAAGCAACAGCAAGCAATTATGTACATAGGTTTAATGCTCCTCGCACATGTACATCCACGTCCAAAGTTTAGATAAATTATGTAGTAGAGCATTTTGATGAGGAAAGTATAATTCAGAATATAGTACATGGTTTCAATACTGTTTTGCAGACAACAGACAATCAAATTCCTAGGCATAAAAAATGTACATAGGTCTGGTCAAATATTCATCACACAGTACACACTcagaaaaacaaacttaaattcTTTACCTAGGAATCTTATATTCAGGATATAGCTCAGCAACCTTGGCCACAAAGTCACCATAATGAGATATAGCTTCAACACACAGGTGTCTGCCAGTTGCTGATGGGTTCTCATACACTATAATATGTGCCAAGGCTACATCTTTAAAATGGACAGATCCCAAAAAGAAGTTCTGGTATGTCTCAGTGCAGCCTGCAGTAAGGACAAAATGTCATTGTTAGTGCTTTCCTTATTCAAGAAATCATAATagcaaagtttttaaattagtttcaGTTTGCTAATGAAGTAGAGGAAATTGAAATCCAGGAGTCAAAATGATTGAGTTAGTGGCTTCTTAGCAAGATACTTCCATAAACATGTTTGCACGTCTGCAATAGTATAATGGAATGTTAGCTTATTGAAAAAAGGGTATGCACAAGAATAGACaatcaaaactaacaaaaagTTTAATCTTTGTTCCTGGTTCTTGCAATTTTCTATGCATTTTCCTCAAAATCTTTTCCCCGACACAGCTACTATCCGGCAGGAGAAAGAGGTGCATTAGAAGGAAATCTAATTGTGCTGTTGAAGCTATAAGCTATAAGCCTATAAgtgcaaaagaaataaaagtgatGTTGGATTCTAGTTCATGACTAATTCTGCTGTTCTACAAACTATGGATAGGCTACTTCTATGATCTGACTGCTTAGAGTGTCCAAGTGCCAACTCGATTATGGCAAGGAAGCTAAACATTGACAACTTGTTGGGTAGGTGGGAAGTGGGAGGGAAGATGAAGGACTGGAAGGAAATTGAAC includes:
- the LOC133680528 gene encoding gamma-interferon-responsive lysosomal thiol protein, giving the protein MASRLTTTALSFLTYLLILFSFSSSTTILPSNSDKVSLALYYESLCPYSANFIVNYLDKLVEDEDLLSIVDLYLSPWGNAKIRGNDTFVCQHGPYECLLNTVEACAIHAWPKLEDHFPFVYCVEKLVYERKYPEWESCFEELGLDPKLVSECYTGGYGNELELEYAAETNALQPPHKYVPWVVVDGQPLYEDYEDFITYICKAYKGTATPKACSNQSRHSILGAKAKSIPPVCYRDTIVSTLLESVRSATSLWMQ